From the Callithrix jacchus isolate 240 chromosome 22, calJac240_pri, whole genome shotgun sequence genome, the window ccctcttctctctctctatctctgttcAGCTCTGTGTCTCTCTtcatctctccctgtctctctcctctgtcaCTTTCAcatccctgtgtgtgtgtctgtttttctctctcttgtctccttgtctctttctgcctctctctttggGTTTGTCTGTTCCTTCCCACCTCATCCCTTCTTTCTCTTGAgagcgcgctctctctctctttctctctctctctctctctctctctttctctctctctttctctctctctctctctctctctctctgtctctctctgtctctctctctctgtctctgtctctcgacaggatctcactctgttgtccaggctggagttcagtggtatgatctcagctcacctcagccttggcctcccgggcttaggtgatcctcccacctcagcctcccagttaactgggactacaggcatgcgccaccaggcccagctaatttttttttttttttttttttttttttttgagatgtagtttcgctcttgttacccaggctggagtgcaatggcgcgatcttggctcaccgcaacctccgcctcctgggttcaggcaattctcctgcctcagcctcctgagtagctgggattacaggcacccgccaccatgcccagctaatttttttgtattttttgtagagacggggtctcaccatgttgcccaggctggtctcaaactcctgggctcaagccatcctcctgtctcagcctcccaaactgctgggattgcaggcgtgagcctctgtgcccaggcttctctgtttctctctgtctccctgtctctctctctctctgggtctcactatctcttcccctttctttctttgtttctctctgtctccttgtctctttctcttgaatctgtctctttttccttctctttctctccattctgtttctgactccatctctctgtctctctctccttttttttttatttttatttttttgagatgagatggggtctctctctgtcgcccaggctggagtacagtggtacaatcttggttcactgcaacctctgcttcaagggttcaggcaattctcctgcctcagcctcctgagtagctgggactacaggtgtgcgccatcacaccctgctaatttttgtatttttagtagagatggggttttgccatcaggctggtctcgaattcccgacctcaggtgatccacccgtctcggcctcccaaagtgctgggattacaggcgtgagccaccgtgccctgcctgtctctgtctctccagaTCCTCTCTCTTCGTGCCCTGGGTGAAGTCATGCCGCGACATAGACAGGACTGTTTCCCACCTGTAGTGttcaggaggtgggaggagaattGGGGGTGCAGAGGGGAACCCCCATTTGTCTTTCCTGGGATGGCGGCTGCCCCCAGCACCCCAAGCTGGGGGAACCACATGTCTCGTGTGTCCCATCGCCCCCGCCTCTCAGGGTGGACTGGGGCACtggctgtttctctctcttctgagGAGGCGCAGGCAGGTGTTAAGCTGGGGAGTCCCGGGGCTCGGGGCCATCTGGGGCGTCTCCTCCCGAGCTGGGTGAGGAGGACCCGGGTCACCAAGCTTGGTGACATCATGGGACAATTGCTGCCACAGTGAGTCTAGACAGACCTGCTAAGGATATTACCAGGGAACAAAGAGGGTCTTTGTCGTGGGGTCAGGGGAATCGGTCAGACGCGGCTGCGCAGCGGGGTCCTGTCAGGTAGATGGGGTGTAGACAATGGGGCGTCTGCCCAAGCCCCATCCTTTCACGGTGTATGCTCGGGTGGTGTGCAAGGCCGGCTATGCTCCCAGCAAAGGGATGTGGGACTTGGGGTGCCCTGCCCCCCTTCTCCCGGAGGAGAACCGTCCAGCCCTGTTGGAACAGAACGTGTTCAGAGGCTGAGACTTCAGCCAGATTATCAGCCATGCACTTCCATCTAGTGCCAGATACCCTGTATGGCAGGTGGCTTCCTGCCGTTGCCCTGCTTAAAATTGAGAGATAATTTACATCAAGCAATGTAGACAGAACTTAAGTTTCCCCATAACTTTGgtgaaaaactttttttgttttgagatggggtcttgctctgttgcccaggctggagtggagtggcgccatcatagctcactgcagcctcaacctcctggactctagtgatcctcctgcctcagcctcccaagtagctgggactacaggcatgtgccactatgtctgactaattttttttttctctagatggagtcttgctctgttgcccaggctagagtgcagtggcatgatcctggctcactgcaacctccgcctcctgggttcaagcgattctcctgcctcagactcctgagtaactgggattacaggcatccaccaccacacccagctaattgtatttttagtagagatggggtttcactatgttggtcaggctgatcttgaactcctgaccttgtgatttgcctgcctcggtcttccaaagtgctgggattacaggtgtgagccaccatgcccagcctccctgtTGAGTTTTAAAGTAGCACATCTCAGGAGACTCGAGACATTGCCTTGTGCCTCCTagagaaaatatggaaaagaagCAGGTCTGTTGATATGGGACTATGGGTTGTTTTATCTTTTGGTTTTGTAAAACATTGACATGGTTCAAAAGTCAAAATCATGTGATGAGATTTTTGCAGAGaagtctccctcccctcccctccccgctccCATTCCTTCCTTGCCTGAAGGTCACTCAGTCTCACCACGGGTCATGCCTGGAAATCCCTCCAGCTTGGCCCAGGCAGAGATTactcattcttttaaatattttaattctgtttttaattttgatgaaatccagcTTAtcgatttctttcttttattgtctGTGCTTTTCATATCATTTAGTGTGTATGggctttttggtattttttcaaggtgggggtctcactatgttgcccaggttgaccttgaactcctggcctcaagtggtctgccccagtagctgggattacaggcatgagccactgcacctggctgctgatttgtttgttggtttgcttgttttgagacagagtgagactctggctggagtgctgtggtgtgatctcggctcactgcaacctccgcctttcgagttcaagcgattctcctgcctcagcctcccaagcagctgggactacgggcacatgccaccacgcctggctaatcttttgtgtttttagtagagacagggttttaccatgttggccaggccggtctcgtactcctgacctcgtgatacacctgcctcagcctcctagggtgctgagattacaggcgtgagccaccgcacccgggctGTAAacgttttttaaaactttactttTGTTCTCTCGGCTGCGTGCCTCCAAGATGACAAAAGAAGGAACAAAGGTCGTGCCAAAGAGGGCCACGGCCACATTCAGCCTACTCGCTGCATGAACTGTGCCGGATGTGAGCCCAAGGACAAGGCCATTAAGAAATTCGTtgtttggccaggtacagtggcgcatgcttgtaatcccagtgctttgggaggctgagatgggaggatcacaaggtcaggagttcgagaccagcctgacgaatatggtgaaactccatctctactaaaaatgtaaaaattagtacgggcatggtggctcatgcctataatcccagcacttattgggaggctgaggcgggtggatcacaaggtcaagagatcaagaccatcctggtcaacatggtgaaaccccgtctctactaaaaatacaaaaattggctgggcatggtggcgcgtgcctgtaatcccagctactcacgaggctgaggcaggagaattgcctgaacccagaaggcagaggttgcagtgagccgagatcgcgccattgcactccagcctgggtaacaagagcgaaactccatctcaaaaaaaaaagtaaaaattagctgggcatagtggcgcacacctgtaatcccatctactcaggaggctgaggcaggagaattgcttgaacccaggaggcggagattgcagtgagctgagatcgcgccattgcactccagcctgggcgtctcaaaaaaaaaagaacaaaaaacttaaaaccaaaaaggcaaaacaaagaaattcgTTGCTTGAGACATCATGGAGGCCGCAGCGGTCAGGGACATCTCTGAAGCGAGCGTCTTCAATGCTTCTGTGCTTCCCAAGCTGTATGTGAAGCTATGTAACTGTGTGAGCTGTGCAGTTCACAGCAAAGTAGTCAGGACTCAATCTCGTGAAGCCCGCGAGCACCGAGCACCCCCACCCCGATTCAGACCTGCGAGTGCAGCCGCACGACCCCCTCCACAACCCATGTAAGGAGCCGAGTCCTTAAAAGACTGAAGACAACTATTCtctggagaaaaaataaaatggaaattgtactttaaaaaaaaaacaactttacttttggccaggtgtggtggctcacgcctataatcccagcactttgggaggctgaggtgggcagatcgtgagatcaggagatcgagaccagcctggccaacatagtgaaacctcatctctactgaaaatacaaaaattagccgggcatggtggtctcacaggctgcagtgcaggggcgcaatcttggctcactgcatgtagcgtccgcctcccaggctgaagcctgggacactgtgcctggtcaaatgaatcattttgaagtatataattaAAAGGACAccatgttgtgcaaccatcatttctatctaattccagaacattctaTCACCCGAAAAGGAGATGCTGTCCCCATCAGCAGtcactccccactcccctcccccagcccctggcagccactcaTCTGCCTCCTGTCTCCAGGGATCTGCCTGTTGTGGGCATTTCAGATCAGTGGAATTACACACCATGTGGCCTTTcgtgtctggcttctctcactcagCATCGTGTTTTCAGGCTTCATCCACATCGTAGCGGGGATCGGTGCTTCGTTCCTTTCACGGCTGAATCATAGTCCATCGGGTGGGTGGACATATTTCATTTATCCAgctgtcgatgggcatttgggctgtttctgccttttggctcttgtgaatactggagagggtttttttttgagatggagtttcactctttttgcccaggctggagtgcaatggcacaacctcagctcaccgcagcctttgcacctgtctaatttttgtatttttagtagagacaagatttcaccatgttggccaggctggtctcagattcctgacctcaggtgatccgcctgcctccacctcccgaagtgttgggattacaggtgtgagctactgcatgtGGCCTGAGActctgttattcccattttacagatgaggaaactgaggctcagagagcttaagtggcttgcccaaggtcacacaggcagGATTGAGTCCAAGGAGCCTGGGATTTAACCCCAGGGGTCATAGAGTCATGTCACCTTGATGCAGAGAGACTTCGAGGCAAGTGGGTGGGGAAGGAAATGAGGGACTTTGGGCTAAATCAACACACACCCCTTCCCACTCTGCAGAATGAGTCAGCAGAGCGGCCTGTTTCACCCCCAGGGAGCACATTGTCCCCAGAGCTGTCATCCCGTGCCACGACACCCCCACTCTCctctcttccaggagctggaaaagctaggcctgggtgacagtgtggaCCTGCATGTGTACGAGATTCCGGTTGAGTACAAGACAGTCCAGAGACTCATCCCTGCCCTGTGGGAGAAGCACAGTCCGCTGGTGAGTGGTGCTGACGGGCGGCACTTCCTCATCAGGACTTACAGGTTGGCACCATTCATGTGGAGGACTTCCGTGGCTTTGTCCCTGATCAGATCACGTGACCAGTGCCACAGCCTTGTCTTCGAAAGGGCTAttcaggctgggggtggtggctcacacctgtactcccagcattttgggaggtgggcggatcacctgagctcaggagttctcgaccaccctgggcaatatgatgaaaccccatctctactaaaaatacaaaaaattagccagatatgatggtgggtgcctgtagtcccagctactaggagggtgaggcaggagaatcgcttgaacccgggaggtggaggttgcagtgcactccagctcaggctacagagcgagactctgtctcaaaaaaaaaaaaaaaaacccaaagggcTATCCAGGccaaggcgtgagccacctataatcccagcactttcagaggctgaggcaaaagaattgcttgagtccaggaatttgagacccgcctgggcagtgcagtgagaccccgtctctacgaaaaaattaaaaaattaggcatgatggtacatgcttagagtcccagctacttggaaggctgaggcaggaggattgcttgagcccaggagtttaagactgcagTATAAGAtttttgtgccactgcattccagcctgggcaacagagcaagatcccatctttaaaaaaaaaaaaaacaaggctgggtatggtggatcacgcctataatcccagcactttgggatcctgaggtgggtggatcaccaaaggtcaggagtttcagaccagcctggccaacatggcaaaaccccatctctactaaaaatacaaaattatccgggtgtagtggcatgcacctgtaatcccaattactctggaggctaaggcaggagaatcgcttgaacccaggaggcggaggttgcagtgagctgtgattgtgccattgcagtccagcctgggtgacagagcaagactccatttcaaacaagtaaacaaacaaaaacactgccTTGGCATTTCACAGCTGCATAGTAGCTATTATTTATTGAACTAACTCCCCCTGGATGGCTAGTCAGCTTGTTTCCAGTATTTGATTTCAATAACAAGAAGCGCTGCCATGAACACCCTTGCATGTTTTAAATTCTTGCCTGTCTTACATGGTATACCTTTTTGCAAGAGTGACTGCAGGGTCTATACCAGCAGCAAGAGGTCAGAAACAACACAATCCCAGGCAGAGCCCAGTGAGGATGCTGCCTTTTCCTTGGCCTTAGGAGGACCCCCTCCGAGTCCCATGGGCAGGCCATGTTAAGTCCTGCCTGTCTGTGTGCAGCTGGTGGTGCACGTGGGGGTGTCAGGCATGGCGACCACAGTCACACTGGAGAAATGCGGACACAACAAGGGCTACAAGGGGCTGGACAACTGCCGCTTCTGCCCTGGCTCCCAGTGCTGCGTGGAAGACGGGCCTGAAAGCATTGACTCCATCATCGACATGGACGCTGTGTGCAAGCGAGTCACCACGTTGGGCCTGGATGTGTCGGTGACCATCTCACAGGATGCAGGCAGGTAGGGccctgtggggtgggggtgagtggGGATTTCCCTCCTCCACGCACTGACCCAGGTGTAGAACAAGCCAAGTGTGTTGATCTTGGCCTCTCTGGTCCAAGTACTTACTATAAAGGAGGCACAGAGCCAAGTATTTGTACGTAGCGCATGCCGTCGGTTCTGCTCCTGGGACTCATGGATCTGCCTACTTCTCCCCACCATCACAGTCCCCACTGAGGCCCCCAGCATCTCCCACCTGGACACTGCCCCAGCCGCCAGCAGTCTtcctccctgctgcctccaccccaaTCCAAGCAGTcagtttctgtgttaatttcctggagctgctgtaacaaacaccCACAAACTGGCTTCACATATGGGAAACGTACTGTCTAACAGCCTGGGAAGTCAGAGGTCCGAGGTCAAGGTTGTGGCAGGGCCGGCTCCTTCTGGAGGTGCTGAGGGTGAGTCtgtcccaggcctctctcctgtGGCTGGTGACTGCTGGCATCCTTggtgggggttttttttttttgttttgagatggagtttttctcttgttacccaggctggagtgcaatggcgtgatctcagctcactgcaacctccacctcctgggttcaagcgattctcctgcctcagcctcctgagtatctgggattacaggcgcgtgccaccatgcccagctaattttgtatttttagtagagatggggtttctccgtgttggccaggctggtctggaactcccgatctcaggtgatctgcccgtcttagcctcccaaagtgctgggattacaggcatgagccactacacctggcccaaaTAAAGTCACGTTCTGAGGTCTCAGGTGAACATGAATTTTGAGGGCAGATGATTCAACCTACTACAAAAGGTCTTCTATAAATTTAaatcagggccaggtgcagtggctcatgcctataatcccagcattttgggaggccaaggcaggaggattacttgaacccaggagttcgagaccagcctgggcaatataacgagacccccatctcaacaacaaatttaaaaatggcaggctggggcgggaggattgcttgagccgggagtttgagggtgcagtaagctgtgatggcaacaccgtactccagcctgggcgacagcgagaCCCTGTtgactctaaataaataaatgcacatgTCCCTTTCCTAGACCTTCGCTGTGGCTCCCACTGCAAGTGGGGTAAGATCCCAACCCTGGCCTTTGACCTTCCTCTCCGCCCCCCTCTGCCTCTACTCACTCTGCGTCCACTGCACTGCAGACACACAAACCAGCCTCCTGCTGCTCCTCAAACCACCGAGCTCAGGGTCTTTGCATGCCCTCTGGCCTCTGCCCAAAACGCCTTCCTCTGAGAACTCCTCTTTCcaggctttttcttctttctctgtcacccaggctggagtgcagtggcccgatcttggctcactgaaacctctgcttccacgttcaagggattctcctgcctcagcctcacaagtagctgggattacaggtgtgcgccaccatgcccggctaattcttgtgtttttagtagagatggggtgttctTGAAcgcccaacctcaagtgatccacccgcctcggtcccccaaagttctgggattacaggcgtgagccaccgtgcccggccctcttttCCAGTCTCGACTCCAACATCAGTCACCTCCTTGTGACTTTTAGgcctcccccactccccagacGAAGTTATGTGCCCCCAGCACCGGCTTCCTCACGTCTCCCTAATCTGTGCACTTGTCCAACTGAAAGGTGGCTACTGATCAATGCAGGTGATTGGCTGATGGAAGGAGTGCCTGGATTTATGgataggatttttgtttttggagacagggtcttgctctgttgcccaggctggagtgcggtggcataatcatggctcactgtagcctcaacctcctgggcttaagtgatccccccacctcagcctcccaagtagctggaactacaagtgcacaccaccacatccagctatttttatatatatatattttttgaaatggagtctcgttctatcgcccaggctggagtgcagtggcacgatcttcacctcctgggttcaagcaattcgcctgcctcagcctcctgagtagctgggattacaggcacgtgccaccatgcccagctacttttttgtatttttagtagagatgggatttcactgtgttagtgaggatggtctcgatctcctgacattgtgatctgcccaccttggcctcccaacatgcaggattacagatgtgagtcactgcacccagcccaatttttgtattttttttgtagagacagaatctccctaCGTTACCCACacaggtcttgaattcctgggctcaagcaatcctcctgcctcggcctcccaaagtgctgggattataggcaaaagCCACCACTTGCCACTGAGTGCTTTTTAAAactaacttttttctattttttaattgaaaaataatttttactgtgtctattatttatttgtttgcttgtttgtttaagacaggatctcgttccgtagcccaggctagagtgcagtggcaaaatcacagctcactgcagccttgaccttttctgcccaggtgatcttcccacctcagcctcccaggtagcacaaccaaacccagctaacttttttattttgttgagacagagtttcgctctgttgcccaggctggagcaaggctggagtgcagtggcgcaatctcggctcgctgcaacctctgcctcctgggttcaagcaattctcctgccccggcatcccgagtagctgggattataggtgtccgccaccacacccagctaatttttgtatttttagtagagatagggtttcatcatgttggccacgctggtctcagattcctgacctcaggtggtctgcctgcctcaatgtcccaaaatgctgggattacaggcatgagccaccatgcccagcctaatttttaaattttcattgcattttaggtttgggggtacctgtgaagaacatgcaagatagttgcataggtacacacgtggcagtgtgatttgctgccttcctccccatcacctatatctggcatttctccccatgctatctctccccaactccccaccccccactgtcactcccctatttcccccaacagaccccagtgtgtgatgctcccctccctgtgtccatgtgttctcattgtgcaacacccgcctatgagtgagaacatgcggcgtttgattttctgttcttgtgtcagtttgctgagaatgatggtttccaggttcatccatgtccctacaaaggacttgaactcatcattttttatggctgcataatattccatggtgtatatgtgccacattttccctgtccagtctatcatcgatgggcgtttgggttggttccaggtctttgctattgtaaacagtgctgcaatgaacattcgtgtgcatgtgtccttatagtagaacgatttataatcctttgggtatatacccagtaatgggattgctgggtcaaatggaatttctatttctaggtccttgaggaatcgccacactgtcttccacaatggttgaactaatttacactcccaccagcagtgtgaaagtgttcctatttctccacatcctctccagcatctgttgtctccagattttttaatgatcgccattctaactggcgtgagatggtatctcaatgtagttttgatttgcatttctctaatgaccagtgatgatgagcatttttcatatgtttgttggcctcatgtatgtcatcttttgtaaagtgtctgttcatttccttcactcacttttgaacgggctcatttgtttttttcttgtaaatctgttttagttctttgtagattctggatatcagccctttgtcagatgggtagattgcaaaatttttttccccattctgttggttgctgattcactctaatgactgtttcttttgccatgcagaagctgtggagtttgattaggtcccatttgtctattggcttttgttgccaatacttttggtgttttggtcatgaagtccttgcctactcctatgtcctggatggttttgcctagatttccttctagggtttttatcgtgccaggtcttaatgcttaagtctttaatccatctggagttaattttagtgtaaggtgtcaggaaggggtccagtttctgctttctgcgcatggctagccagttttcccaacaccatttattaaaca encodes:
- the PGPEP1 gene encoding pyroglutamyl-peptidase 1 isoform X4, which translates into the protein MATTVTLEKCGHNKGYKGLDNCRFCPGSQCCVEDGPESIDSIIDMDAVCKRVTTLGLDVSVTISQDAGRYLCDFTYYTSLYQSHGRSAFVHVPPLGKPYNADQLGRALRAIIEEMLDLLEQSEGSISYCHKH
- the PGPEP1 gene encoding pyroglutamyl-peptidase 1 isoform X2; this encodes MEQPRKAVVVTGFGPFGEHTVNASWIAVQELEKLGLGDSVDLHVYEIPVEYKTVQRLIPALWEKHSPLLVVHVGVSGMATTVTLEKCGHNKGYKGLDNCRFCPGSQCCVEDGPESIDSIIDMDAVCKRVTTLGLDVSVTISQDAGRATVDQPSSMCPRWGSRTTPTNWAGR
- the PGPEP1 gene encoding pyroglutamyl-peptidase 1 isoform X1 codes for the protein MEQPRKAVVVTGFGPFGEHTVNASWIAVQELEKLGLGDSVDLHVYEIPVEYKTVQRLIPALWEKHSPLLVVHVGVSGMATTVTLEKCGHNKGYKGLDNCRFCPGSQCCVEDGPESIDSIIDMDAVCKRVTTLGLDVSVTISQDAGRYLCDFTYYTSLYQSHGRSAFVHVPPLGKPYNADQLGRALRAIIEEMLDLLEQSEGSISYCHKH